A region from the Arthrobacter roseus genome encodes:
- a CDS encoding matrixin family metalloprotease, whose product MTHGDNDVTDGPRRTRSGRVPQWALDEYLERHQAQLRPPALHIGAPNHRLRKRPKAKTVRRRLPLGIATGVGLALITVLYVAPGALDRLLPPAASARADGPPAGVEASDSPLGMPPEGLGSDQYRLQASPDPEQSLIAFDPCRPIHYVVSGQSRLPGGDSVIREAVAEISAATGLRFIDDGETDEKSSDERSPYQPDRYGDRWAPVLIAWSSPEEIPDLTGSVAGLGGGQPHKAVDSPWVFVSGQIDLDTAQLAEVMLRPGGASAVRSVVTHELGHVLGLGHVNDPTQLMYGGANSTISLGDGDRAGLARIGRGPCVPEL is encoded by the coding sequence ATGACGCACGGCGATAATGATGTGACTGATGGCCCTCGGCGTACACGCAGCGGCCGGGTACCACAGTGGGCCCTCGACGAGTATCTTGAACGCCACCAGGCCCAACTCCGGCCGCCCGCTCTTCATATCGGAGCGCCCAACCACCGGTTGCGGAAGCGGCCAAAAGCCAAGACAGTACGACGGCGGCTTCCGCTCGGGATTGCCACCGGCGTTGGCCTTGCGCTCATTACGGTGTTATATGTCGCCCCAGGAGCACTCGACCGGCTACTGCCACCAGCGGCTTCGGCGCGCGCAGACGGTCCACCAGCAGGCGTCGAAGCATCTGATTCGCCGCTGGGGATGCCGCCCGAAGGGTTGGGCTCAGACCAGTACCGGTTACAGGCATCTCCGGACCCTGAGCAGTCACTCATTGCCTTCGACCCGTGCCGTCCGATTCATTACGTGGTGAGCGGGCAGTCCCGTTTGCCGGGCGGCGACTCGGTTATCCGGGAGGCCGTCGCTGAGATCTCTGCCGCGACGGGCCTTCGCTTCATTGATGACGGCGAAACAGACGAGAAGTCGAGCGACGAACGATCACCGTACCAACCAGACAGATACGGTGATCGGTGGGCTCCGGTGTTGATAGCTTGGTCCAGTCCGGAGGAGATCCCTGACCTCACGGGTTCAGTTGCTGGTCTTGGTGGCGGCCAGCCGCATAAAGCGGTCGACAGTCCGTGGGTGTTTGTGTCGGGCCAGATCGATCTCGACACTGCGCAGTTGGCGGAGGTAATGCTGCGCCCCGGCGGCGCCAGTGCGGTTCGCAGTGTGGTCACGCATGAACTGGGCCATGTGCTCGGGCTCGGTCACGTGAACGATCCAACGCAGCTCATGTATGGGGGCGCCAACTCAACAATCAGTCTTGGCGACGGCGACCGTGCTGGCCTCGCCCGCATTGGCAGGGGTCCGTGCGTTCCTGAGTTGTAG
- a CDS encoding ATP-binding cassette domain-containing protein — protein MSEYSALITIIALTAILAYSFYAVLLAGQLSLAQVGLASLAVFTAALVIPEEPLFGFIPPLLVGIVFGMCIGMIAAFILGLPVIRLRGVFLAIATLAFAEMARIFLINQTWTNGAQGMSFPKLVGPVIAWTAVVVVAYWFWRLAGSRLGRAFDAIREDELAAGSMGINVARYRMASFVIAGAISGLYGVLFVHFTRFADPNDFSFTAAVDGLVTAVVGGVTLFIGPALGAVFLSVLPELQRTLGVDAGWIRPMISGVLLLLVILFLPGGLSSLVPRRKSARKLLTVSELLPKLAALPDTGTEVVRLNALGKSYGGVHAVRGVDLELKTGEVLGLIGPNGAGKTTLVNMVTGLTQPSNGTGTVLGIELTSRTKPHSLAKAGIARTFQQIKLFNRLSALENVLVGGYRIGKDTLLRRLIFLPSARRDEQAALAMASAQLVRVGLGEKAAAAAGDLSYGDQRRLEIARALASHPTVLILDEPAAGMNHVEAAGLSELIRSLAADGIAVLVIEHNVRMMLQTCDRITVLNFGEVIAVGEPAEIARNPQVLEAYLGSAADDDGDGDDGLSSRVVEELADAAEHPESTNQRADTAGPEGTR, from the coding sequence ATGTCTGAATACTCCGCTCTGATCACCATCATCGCCCTCACGGCGATTTTGGCCTACAGCTTCTACGCCGTCCTGCTCGCCGGGCAATTGAGCCTGGCCCAGGTAGGACTGGCCTCTTTGGCAGTTTTCACCGCCGCACTGGTAATTCCAGAAGAGCCCCTGTTTGGCTTCATCCCACCGCTGCTCGTCGGCATCGTCTTCGGCATGTGTATTGGCATGATCGCCGCCTTCATCCTTGGGCTGCCAGTGATCCGGCTGCGCGGAGTCTTCCTGGCCATTGCCACGCTGGCCTTCGCGGAAATGGCTCGAATCTTCCTGATCAATCAGACCTGGACCAACGGCGCACAGGGAATGTCTTTTCCGAAGCTCGTTGGGCCCGTGATCGCGTGGACCGCAGTGGTGGTGGTTGCCTACTGGTTCTGGCGTTTGGCCGGATCCAGGCTGGGCCGCGCTTTTGATGCCATCCGCGAAGACGAACTCGCCGCCGGTTCCATGGGGATCAATGTTGCCCGGTACCGGATGGCCTCTTTTGTTATTGCGGGCGCTATCTCGGGTCTGTATGGCGTGCTGTTTGTGCACTTCACCCGGTTCGCCGACCCCAACGATTTCTCCTTCACCGCCGCCGTCGATGGCCTGGTGACCGCCGTAGTCGGCGGCGTGACCTTGTTCATTGGTCCGGCGCTCGGCGCGGTGTTCCTGTCCGTGCTGCCGGAACTGCAGCGCACCCTTGGTGTCGACGCCGGTTGGATCCGTCCAATGATCTCTGGCGTGCTGCTACTACTGGTGATCCTCTTTCTGCCCGGCGGGCTTTCCAGCCTGGTCCCAAGGCGCAAGTCGGCCCGAAAGCTTCTCACCGTTTCGGAGCTACTTCCGAAACTGGCTGCGCTGCCGGACACAGGCACCGAGGTTGTTCGGCTGAACGCGCTGGGCAAGTCCTACGGTGGCGTTCATGCTGTTCGTGGAGTGGACCTAGAGCTCAAAACGGGCGAAGTCCTCGGGCTGATCGGTCCCAATGGTGCTGGCAAAACCACCCTGGTTAACATGGTGACGGGACTGACCCAGCCGTCCAACGGTACTGGCACCGTGCTCGGTATCGAGCTGACCAGCCGCACCAAACCGCACAGCCTAGCCAAGGCCGGCATTGCGCGCACCTTCCAGCAGATCAAGCTCTTCAATCGGCTTTCAGCCCTGGAAAACGTTCTGGTGGGCGGCTACCGAATTGGCAAGGACACGCTCCTGCGACGGCTGATTTTCCTGCCGTCGGCGCGTCGGGATGAGCAAGCAGCACTGGCCATGGCCTCTGCTCAGCTGGTCCGGGTGGGACTTGGCGAGAAAGCGGCAGCGGCTGCCGGCGACCTCTCCTATGGAGATCAGCGGCGCCTAGAAATCGCTCGTGCGCTCGCATCGCATCCCACGGTGCTCATCCTCGATGAGCCAGCTGCTGGCATGAACCATGTGGAGGCGGCCGGGCTTTCGGAGCTCATCCGCTCCCTCGCGGCGGACGGAATTGCCGTGCTGGTGATTGAACACAATGTGCGGATGATGCTTCAGACCTGCGACCGGATCACTGTATTGAACTTTGGCGAGGTGATCGCGGTTGGTGAACCGGCGGAGATCGCCCGTAATCCACAGGTGTTGGAGGCGTACCTTGGTTCCGCTGCGGATGACGACGGCGACGGCGACGACGGGCTCAGCTCTCGCGTGGTGGAGGAACTAGCCGACGCCGCGGAGCATCCGGAGAGTACTAATCAACGAGCCGATACGGCTGGACCGGAGGGCACTCGATGA
- a CDS encoding branched-chain amino acid ABC transporter permease — protein sequence MQQLMDGIFLGSIYALFAIGFTLVFGVLDRLNLAHAAVFSAGALIGIEVVTNLGLSIWLAIPVVMVAGAILGVLIERIAFRPLAKRHDAHFAGLISSIAFGAIILALLQARYGPDTRRFPPDSFPDTRFEFLGATVSLLQVVILAISISLMLILTWMVAKSKLGRGMRTIAENPHAASVLGLNVNRITTATFAISSALGAVAGVLFTLNVNAASLGLGHSVELKALAVIIVGGMGSLPGALVGGLILGLAEVYAVNYVGSSWRDMVAFGLLFLILILRPQGLFGARKTREV from the coding sequence ATGCAGCAGTTAATGGACGGCATATTTCTCGGCTCGATCTATGCCCTTTTCGCCATTGGTTTCACCTTGGTATTCGGCGTATTGGACCGGCTGAACCTGGCCCACGCTGCAGTGTTCTCAGCCGGGGCTCTCATCGGTATTGAAGTGGTGACCAACCTAGGGCTTTCCATCTGGCTGGCCATTCCCGTGGTGATGGTGGCCGGAGCGATCCTGGGTGTACTCATTGAGCGCATAGCCTTTCGGCCGTTGGCCAAGCGCCATGACGCTCATTTTGCCGGGCTCATCTCCTCGATAGCCTTTGGTGCGATTATCCTGGCCCTGCTCCAAGCACGGTACGGCCCAGATACGCGGAGGTTTCCGCCGGACTCGTTCCCCGACACCCGGTTTGAGTTCCTGGGAGCAACTGTTTCCCTGCTTCAGGTAGTGATCCTTGCTATCAGCATCTCGCTCATGCTGATCCTGACCTGGATGGTGGCGAAGTCCAAGCTCGGCCGGGGCATGCGAACTATCGCGGAGAACCCACATGCGGCCTCGGTGCTGGGATTGAATGTCAACCGGATTACCACGGCCACTTTTGCCATCTCGTCTGCCCTCGGCGCAGTCGCCGGTGTGCTGTTCACCCTCAATGTCAACGCCGCCTCGTTGGGCTTGGGCCACTCGGTGGAGCTCAAGGCGCTGGCGGTCATTATTGTTGGCGGCATGGGTTCGCTGCCCGGTGCGCTGGTAGGCGGTTTGATACTGGGCCTGGCGGAAGTTTATGCCGTCAACTACGTCGGTTCGTCCTGGCGGGACATGGTGGCGTTCGGCTTGCTGTTTCTGATTTTGATTCTGCGACCTCAGGGACTCTTCGGCGCCCGTAAGACTCGGGAGGTCTAA
- a CDS encoding ABC transporter ATP-binding protein yields the protein MSTPILSAEGLQISYGRVDAVRNVSFEVQAGSLVTMVGANGAGKTSVLNAVSGMLRPRKGVIRFKGEDVTRWPSHRLVKAGLVQVPEGREILGTLTVAENLSLGGWHRGSTLNRNIDRMYERFPVLSERQKLQAGALSGGEQQMLAIARALIAEPEVLLLDEPSMGLAPKIVDDIFAVIEEIRSNGTTVVLVEQNARRALAAADFGYVMETGEISHSGPAQELLADEKVIEAYLGLN from the coding sequence ATGAGTACGCCAATTCTCAGCGCCGAAGGGCTGCAGATCAGTTACGGCCGGGTCGACGCCGTTCGCAACGTCTCCTTTGAGGTCCAGGCCGGATCTCTGGTCACCATGGTCGGCGCTAACGGCGCGGGTAAAACCTCCGTGCTGAACGCGGTCTCCGGCATGCTTCGCCCGCGCAAGGGCGTGATCCGGTTCAAGGGCGAGGACGTCACCCGCTGGCCCTCGCACCGTCTGGTGAAAGCCGGCCTGGTTCAGGTGCCCGAGGGCCGCGAGATCCTGGGTACTCTGACCGTTGCGGAAAACCTCAGCCTTGGTGGGTGGCACCGAGGCAGCACGCTGAACCGCAATATCGACCGAATGTATGAACGCTTCCCGGTTCTGAGCGAGCGGCAAAAGTTGCAGGCTGGTGCTCTTTCTGGCGGCGAGCAACAGATGCTAGCCATTGCCCGGGCGTTGATTGCCGAGCCTGAGGTGCTGCTGCTCGATGAGCCGTCGATGGGCCTGGCGCCGAAGATCGTCGATGACATCTTTGCCGTGATTGAGGAGATCCGCAGTAACGGGACCACGGTGGTGCTCGTGGAGCAGAACGCCCGTCGGGCTCTGGCCGCAGCGGACTTCGGCTACGTCATGGAGACCGGCGAGATTTCGCACTCTGGGCCGGCACAGGAGCTGCTCGCGGATGAGAAGGTCATTGAGGCGTACCTCGGCTTGAACTAG
- a CDS encoding ABC transporter substrate-binding protein, whose amino-acid sequence MGNKLLSAAAGGSVLLLALTGCGGSSSSDKADGASLTGSGTGAECTIESPIPVAAAFSLTGAAAQYGAGQKNALELAVKNLNEAGGVTYELTVEDDQTDPQQAIQVFENFVNDGASVIVGPTLSNTAKQTNPVAQESGVPVLGVSNTAGGITEIGDYIFRVSLTEEAVIPQTVAAAKDSLDLEKVVVMYSNDDAFTESGYQAFAAALEENDVEVVETLTFSKGDTDFHALLDKVKGTDADAIVVSGLLEAAIPLVTQAREIGIDLPIVGGNGFNSPALLEGAGDAAEGVIVGAAWNSASDNDQNVAFLKDYEAAYDTQPDQFAAQSYAGMQVIDQAVRAGCSGERDDIKTNLGEIENVPTVLGEVSIDENRDAEHEALVQVVEDGKFTILK is encoded by the coding sequence TTGGGAAACAAACTACTTTCGGCGGCGGCCGGTGGATCAGTGCTGTTGCTGGCTCTGACCGGTTGCGGCGGCTCCTCATCGTCGGATAAAGCCGACGGCGCCTCGCTGACCGGCTCGGGAACCGGAGCCGAATGCACCATCGAGAGCCCCATCCCTGTTGCCGCGGCGTTCAGCCTCACAGGTGCTGCCGCGCAGTACGGCGCCGGACAAAAAAACGCCCTTGAGCTGGCCGTGAAGAACCTCAATGAGGCCGGCGGGGTCACCTACGAGCTCACCGTTGAAGATGACCAGACCGATCCGCAGCAGGCTATCCAGGTCTTCGAGAACTTCGTCAACGACGGCGCCAGCGTTATCGTTGGCCCAACGCTGTCCAATACCGCCAAACAGACCAACCCGGTCGCGCAGGAGAGTGGGGTACCAGTACTTGGTGTCTCCAACACCGCCGGCGGCATCACCGAGATCGGTGATTACATCTTCCGTGTCTCACTCACCGAGGAAGCCGTCATTCCGCAGACCGTCGCAGCAGCCAAGGACAGTCTTGACCTGGAAAAGGTCGTTGTGATGTACAGCAATGACGATGCGTTCACCGAATCCGGCTACCAGGCCTTCGCGGCCGCGCTGGAGGAGAACGACGTCGAAGTTGTCGAAACACTGACCTTCTCCAAGGGCGACACTGACTTCCACGCGCTGCTAGACAAGGTCAAGGGCACCGATGCGGATGCCATTGTGGTCTCCGGGCTGCTCGAGGCCGCGATCCCGCTGGTCACTCAGGCGCGCGAGATTGGCATTGACTTGCCCATCGTCGGCGGTAATGGCTTCAATTCACCGGCCCTGCTCGAAGGCGCCGGCGACGCCGCAGAAGGCGTCATCGTTGGCGCTGCCTGGAACTCTGCTTCTGATAACGATCAGAACGTTGCGTTCCTAAAGGACTACGAGGCCGCATACGACACCCAGCCGGACCAGTTTGCCGCACAGTCTTATGCAGGCATGCAGGTTATCGACCAGGCCGTCCGCGCTGGTTGCTCCGGTGAGCGTGATGATATCAAGACCAATCTCGGCGAGATCGAGAATGTTCCGACAGTCCTGGGTGAAGTCAGCATCGACGAAAACCGCGACGCGGAGCACGAGGCGCTCGTGCAGGTCGTAGAAGACGGCAAGTTCACCATTCTGAAGTAA
- a CDS encoding multicopper oxidase family protein translates to MQPLSRRSALILGGAGAAAAATGAAGLLWGPGRTSFQTAGGQDLSEPQALHSADGRLQVKLSAASGRVSIAGWDATALSYNESLPGPTLFLRPGDRVNVTLENRLADPTNLHVHGLHVSPRGNSDNVLVSVEPGTSFDYEYRLPANHPPGVYWYHPHRHGSVADQLFGGLYGAIIVQDSQPVPVTRERVLVISDISLTEGGSIAAVSAMEKMMGREGALVLVNGQLNPALAARPGERERWRIINACTSRYLKLCLDGQHLQLLGLDSGRYQSPRDVDEVLLAPGNRADLLVTTAAGTAVLRTLPVDRGGMGSMMGRHNGGGQSQPGPDGTVLATLAVAGAPPAALGPVPAQLAPRDLRAAPVTAHRELVFAMGMDMGMNSGGMGGRTGSGMMNFTINGRPFDPARVDTTVPAGAIEEWTLRNTSPMDHPVHLHVWPMQIIEQAGRPVDSPAWQDVVNVPARSSVRVRIAFDDFTGKTVYHCHILDHEDSGMMGLIEAR, encoded by the coding sequence ATGCAACCTCTCAGCCGCCGCAGTGCCCTGATCCTGGGTGGTGCGGGTGCTGCGGCCGCCGCGACGGGCGCAGCAGGCCTGTTGTGGGGGCCAGGGCGCACAAGCTTCCAAACCGCCGGTGGCCAGGACCTGAGTGAACCCCAGGCCCTGCACAGTGCAGATGGCCGGCTTCAGGTGAAACTTTCAGCGGCCTCGGGGCGTGTGTCGATCGCGGGCTGGGATGCCACTGCGCTGTCCTATAACGAGTCCCTGCCCGGGCCCACCCTGTTCCTGCGGCCCGGGGACCGGGTGAATGTGACGCTGGAGAACAGGCTGGCAGATCCGACCAATCTGCACGTCCACGGGCTGCACGTCTCCCCGCGGGGCAACAGCGACAACGTGCTGGTTTCAGTCGAACCGGGTACGTCCTTTGACTATGAGTATCGGCTGCCGGCGAACCATCCGCCTGGCGTGTACTGGTACCACCCGCACCGCCACGGAAGCGTTGCCGACCAGCTCTTCGGCGGCCTGTACGGCGCGATCATCGTCCAGGACTCCCAGCCCGTGCCGGTGACCCGGGAACGGGTCCTGGTCATCTCGGACATCTCCCTCACCGAGGGGGGCTCCATCGCGGCCGTGTCGGCGATGGAGAAAATGATGGGCCGGGAAGGTGCCCTGGTCCTGGTCAACGGGCAGCTGAACCCGGCCCTGGCCGCCCGGCCGGGCGAGCGTGAGCGGTGGAGGATCATCAATGCCTGCACATCCCGGTACCTGAAACTGTGCCTGGACGGCCAGCACCTGCAGCTGCTGGGCCTGGATTCCGGCCGCTACCAGAGTCCCAGGGACGTTGACGAGGTGCTGCTGGCCCCGGGCAACCGGGCCGACCTGCTCGTCACCACCGCGGCCGGGACCGCCGTACTTCGCACCTTGCCAGTGGACAGGGGCGGCATGGGATCCATGATGGGCCGCCATAACGGAGGCGGACAATCCCAGCCTGGCCCGGACGGGACGGTCCTGGCCACCCTGGCCGTTGCCGGCGCACCGCCAGCTGCGCTGGGACCGGTCCCAGCGCAGCTGGCACCGCGGGACCTGCGGGCCGCCCCTGTGACTGCACACCGGGAACTGGTCTTCGCCATGGGCATGGATATGGGAATGAATAGCGGCGGCATGGGCGGTCGGACCGGGTCGGGGATGATGAACTTCACCATCAACGGCAGGCCTTTCGACCCAGCCCGGGTCGACACCACGGTCCCCGCCGGTGCCATCGAGGAATGGACCCTGAGGAACACCAGCCCGATGGACCACCCCGTGCACCTGCACGTATGGCCGATGCAGATCATCGAACAAGCCGGTCGGCCCGTGGACAGCCCCGCATGGCAGGACGTGGTCAACGTCCCGGCCCGCAGCAGCGTCCGGGTCCGGATCGCCTTCGATGACTTCACCGGCAAAACCGTCTACCACTGCCACATCCTCGACCACGAGGACAGCGGGATGATGGGCCTGATCGAAGCCCGGTAG